In Ovis aries strain OAR_USU_Benz2616 breed Rambouillet chromosome 14, ARS-UI_Ramb_v3.0, whole genome shotgun sequence, a single genomic region encodes these proteins:
- the POU2F2 gene encoding POU domain, class 2, transcription factor 2 isoform X2 yields the protein MVHSSMGAPEIRMSKPLEAEKQGLDSPSEHTDTERNGPDTNHQNPQNKTSPFSVSPTGPSTKIKAEDPSGDSAPAAPPPPQPAQPHLPQAQLMLTGSQLAGLTALMPAQQQLLLQQAQAQLLAAAVQQSSAAAAAAASTSSSSSSSSSSASSSTSQPPASSSSGGGDLPPPQSASQPPGTPQLTLSQPIQLTAQDIQQLLQLQQLVLVPGHHLQPPAQFLLPQAQQSQPGLLPTPNLFQLPQQTQGALLTSQPRAGLPTQPPKCLEPPSHPEEPSDLEELEQFARTFKQRRIKLGFTQGDVGLAMGKLYGNDFSQTTISRFEALNLSFKNMCKLKPLLEKWLNDAETMSVDSSLPSPNQLSSPSLGFDGLPGRRRKKRTSIETNVRFALEKSFLANQKPTSEEILLIAEQLHMEKEVIRVWFCNRRQKEKRINPCSAAPMLPSPGKPASYSPHLVTPQGGAGTLPLSQASSSLSTTARQVPLSMGFPRQEYWSGLPCPPPRDLPDPENEPASLRSPALAVTTLSSAVGTLHPSRTAGGGGAGGGAAPPLNSIPSVTPPPPATTNSTNPSPQGSHSAIGLSGLSPSTGSTMVGLSSGLSPALMSNNPLATIQALASGGTLPLTSLDSSGNLVLGAAGAAPGSPGLVTSPLFLNHAGLPLLSAPPGVGLVSAAAAAVAASISSKSPGLSSSSSSSSSSSSSTCSETAAQTPGGPGGPEVGSKPE from the exons AAATAAGAATGTCTAAGCCCCTGGAGGCCGAGAAGCAAGGTCTGGACTCTCCGTCAGAGCACACAG ACACTGAAAGAAATGGACCAGACACTAACCATCAG AACCCCCAGAATAAGACCTCCCCATTCTCGGTGTCCCCGACTGGCCCCAGTACCAAG ATCAAGGCTGAAGACCCCAGCGGCGACTCAGCCCCAGCAGCACCCCCGCCCCCGCAGCCGGCTCAGCCACACCTGCCCCAGGCCCAACTCATGTTGACTGGCAGCCAGCTAGCCGGG CTCACGGCGCTGATGCCGGCTCAGCAGCAGCTCCTCCTGCAGCAAGCGCAGGCCCAGCTCCTGGCCGCCGCCGTGCAGCAGTccagcgccgccgccgccgccgccgcctccacctcctcctcttcttcctcctcctcctcctccgcctcctcctcgACCTCAcagcccccagcctcctcctcctccggggGAGGCGACCTGCCACCACCACAGTCTGCCAGCCAGCCCCCGGGGACCCCACAGCTTACCCTGTCCCAGCCCATCCAGCTCACAGCACAG GACATCCAgcagctcctccagctccagcagctgGTGCTTGTGCCAGGCCACCACCTCCAGCCACCTGCTCAGTTCCTGCTGCCGCAGGCCCAGCAGAGTCAGCCAG GCCTGCTACCAACGCCAAATCTATTCCAGCTACCTCAGCAAACCCAGGGAGCTCTTCTGACCTCCCAGCCCCGGGCAGGGCTGCCCACACAG CCCCCCAAATGCTTGGAGCCACCATCCCATCCCGAGGAGCCCAGTGATCTGGAGGAGCTGGAGCAGTTCGCTCGCACCTTCAAGCAACGCCGCATTAAGCTGGGTTTCACACAG GGTGATGTGGGCCTGGCCATGGGCAAGCTCTATGGCAACGACTTCAGCCAGACGACCATTTCCCGCTTCGAGGCCCTCAACCTGAGCTTCAAGAACATGTGCAAACTCAAGCCCCTCCTGGAGAAGTGGCTCAATGACGCAG AGACTATGTCTGTGGACTCAAGCCTGCCCAGCCCCAACCAGCTGAGCAGCCCCAGCCTGGGTTTCGACGGGCTCCCCGGACGGAGACGCAAGAAGAGGACCAGCATCGAGACAAACGTCCGCTTCGCCTTAGAGAAGAGTTTTCTAGCG AACCAGAAGCCTACCTCAGAGGAGATCCTGCTGATCGCAGAGCAGCTGCACATGGAGAAGGAAGTAATCCGCGTCTGGTTCTGCAACCGGCGCCAGAAGGAGAAACGCATCAACCCCTGCAGCGCGGCCCCCATGCTGCCCAGCCCGGGCAAGCCGGCCAGCTACAGCCCCCACCTG gtCACACCGCAAGGGGGCGCCGGGACCCTGCCATTGTCCCAAGCTTCCAGCAGTCTGAGCACAACAG cccgccaggttcctctgtccatgggatttcccaggcaagaatactggagtgggttgccctgccctcctccaagggatcttcccgacccagagaacGAACCggcgtctcttaggtctcctgcattggcag TTACTACCTTATCCTCAGCTGTGGGGACACTCCACCCCAGCCGGACagctggagggggtggggctggaggcggGGCCGCGCCCCCCCTCAATTCCATCCCCTCtgtcacccccccacccccggccaccACCAACAGCACAAATCCCAGCCCTCAAGGCAGCCACTCAGCCATCGGCTTGTCGGGCCTGAGCCCCAGCACGGG AAGCACAATGGTGGGGTTGAGCTCCGGGCTGAGTCCAGCCCTCATGAGCAACAACCCTTTGGCCACTATCCAAG ccctggcctcTGGTGGAACCCTGCCCCTTACCAGCCTTGACAGCAGCGGGAACCTGGTGCTGGGGGCGGCTGGCGCAGCCCCAGGGAGCCCAGGCCTGGTGACCTCACCGCTCTTCTTGAACCACGCTGGGCTGCCCCTGCTCAGCGCCCCGCCTGGCGTGGGCCTGGTCTCGGCAGCTGCTGCGGCCGTGGCAGCCTCCATCTCCAGCAAGTCTCCTGGCctctcctcgtcctcctcctcgtcctcctcctcgtcctcctctaCCTGCAGTGAGACGGCAGCACAGACCCCTGGAGGCCCAGGGGGACCCGAGGTAGGGTCCAAGCCCGAGTGA
- the POU2F2 gene encoding POU domain, class 2, transcription factor 2 isoform X5 yields the protein MVHSSMGAPEIRMSKPLEAEKQGLDSPSEHTDTERNGPDTNHQNPQNKTSPFSVSPTGPSTKIKAEDPSGDSAPAAPPPPQPAQPHLPQAQLMLTGSQLAGLTALMPAQQQLLLQQAQAQLLAAAVQQSSAAAAAAASTSSSSSSSSSSASSSTSQPPASSSSGGGDLPPPQSASQPPGTPQLTLSQPIQLTAQDIQQLLQLQQLVLVPGHHLQPPAQFLLPQAQQSQPGLLPTPNLFQLPQQTQGALLTSQPRAGLPTQAVTRPTLPDPHLSHPQPPKCLEPPSHPEEPSDLEELEQFARTFKQRRIKLGFTQGDVGLAMGKLYGNDFSQTTISRFEALNLSFKNMCKLKPLLEKWLNDAETMSVDSSLPSPNQLSSPSLGFDGLPGRRRKKRTSIETNVRFALEKSFLANQKPTSEEILLIAEQLHMEKEVIRVWFCNRRQKEKRINPCSAAPMLPSPGKPASYSPHLVTPQGGAGTLPLSQASSSLSTTVTTLSSAVGTLHPSRTAGGGGAGGGAAPPLNSIPSVTPPPPATTNSTNPSPQGSHSAIGLSGLSPSTGSTMVGLSSGLSPALMSNNPLATIQALASGGTLPLTSLDSSGNLVLGAAGAAPGSPGLVTSPLFLNHAGLPLLSAPPGVGLVSAAAAAVAASISSKSPGLSSSSSSSSSSSSSTCSETAAQTPGGPGGPEVGSKPE from the exons AAATAAGAATGTCTAAGCCCCTGGAGGCCGAGAAGCAAGGTCTGGACTCTCCGTCAGAGCACACAG ACACTGAAAGAAATGGACCAGACACTAACCATCAG AACCCCCAGAATAAGACCTCCCCATTCTCGGTGTCCCCGACTGGCCCCAGTACCAAG ATCAAGGCTGAAGACCCCAGCGGCGACTCAGCCCCAGCAGCACCCCCGCCCCCGCAGCCGGCTCAGCCACACCTGCCCCAGGCCCAACTCATGTTGACTGGCAGCCAGCTAGCCGGG CTCACGGCGCTGATGCCGGCTCAGCAGCAGCTCCTCCTGCAGCAAGCGCAGGCCCAGCTCCTGGCCGCCGCCGTGCAGCAGTccagcgccgccgccgccgccgccgcctccacctcctcctcttcttcctcctcctcctcctccgcctcctcctcgACCTCAcagcccccagcctcctcctcctccggggGAGGCGACCTGCCACCACCACAGTCTGCCAGCCAGCCCCCGGGGACCCCACAGCTTACCCTGTCCCAGCCCATCCAGCTCACAGCACAG GACATCCAgcagctcctccagctccagcagctgGTGCTTGTGCCAGGCCACCACCTCCAGCCACCTGCTCAGTTCCTGCTGCCGCAGGCCCAGCAGAGTCAGCCAG GCCTGCTACCAACGCCAAATCTATTCCAGCTACCTCAGCAAACCCAGGGAGCTCTTCTGACCTCCCAGCCCCGGGCAGGGCTGCCCACACAG GCCGTGACCCGCCCCACGCTGCCCGACCCGCACCTCTCACACCCGCAGCCCCCCAAATGCTTGGAGCCACCATCCCATCCCGAGGAGCCCAGTGATCTGGAGGAGCTGGAGCAGTTCGCTCGCACCTTCAAGCAACGCCGCATTAAGCTGGGTTTCACACAG GGTGATGTGGGCCTGGCCATGGGCAAGCTCTATGGCAACGACTTCAGCCAGACGACCATTTCCCGCTTCGAGGCCCTCAACCTGAGCTTCAAGAACATGTGCAAACTCAAGCCCCTCCTGGAGAAGTGGCTCAATGACGCAG AGACTATGTCTGTGGACTCAAGCCTGCCCAGCCCCAACCAGCTGAGCAGCCCCAGCCTGGGTTTCGACGGGCTCCCCGGACGGAGACGCAAGAAGAGGACCAGCATCGAGACAAACGTCCGCTTCGCCTTAGAGAAGAGTTTTCTAGCG AACCAGAAGCCTACCTCAGAGGAGATCCTGCTGATCGCAGAGCAGCTGCACATGGAGAAGGAAGTAATCCGCGTCTGGTTCTGCAACCGGCGCCAGAAGGAGAAACGCATCAACCCCTGCAGCGCGGCCCCCATGCTGCCCAGCCCGGGCAAGCCGGCCAGCTACAGCCCCCACCTG gtCACACCGCAAGGGGGCGCCGGGACCCTGCCATTGTCCCAAGCTTCCAGCAGTCTGAGCACAACAG TTACTACCTTATCCTCAGCTGTGGGGACACTCCACCCCAGCCGGACagctggagggggtggggctggaggcggGGCCGCGCCCCCCCTCAATTCCATCCCCTCtgtcacccccccacccccggccaccACCAACAGCACAAATCCCAGCCCTCAAGGCAGCCACTCAGCCATCGGCTTGTCGGGCCTGAGCCCCAGCACGGG AAGCACAATGGTGGGGTTGAGCTCCGGGCTGAGTCCAGCCCTCATGAGCAACAACCCTTTGGCCACTATCCAAG ccctggcctcTGGTGGAACCCTGCCCCTTACCAGCCTTGACAGCAGCGGGAACCTGGTGCTGGGGGCGGCTGGCGCAGCCCCAGGGAGCCCAGGCCTGGTGACCTCACCGCTCTTCTTGAACCACGCTGGGCTGCCCCTGCTCAGCGCCCCGCCTGGCGTGGGCCTGGTCTCGGCAGCTGCTGCGGCCGTGGCAGCCTCCATCTCCAGCAAGTCTCCTGGCctctcctcgtcctcctcctcgtcctcctcctcgtcctcctctaCCTGCAGTGAGACGGCAGCACAGACCCCTGGAGGCCCAGGGGGACCCGAGGTAGGGTCCAAGCCCGAGTGA
- the POU2F2 gene encoding POU domain, class 2, transcription factor 2 isoform X7: protein MVHSSMGAPEIRMSKPLEAEKQGLDSPSEHTDTERNGPDTNHQNPQNKTSPFSVSPTGPSTKIKAEDPSGDSAPAAPPPPQPAQPHLPQAQLMLTGSQLAGDIQQLLQLQQLVLVPGHHLQPPAQFLLPQAQQSQPGLLPTPNLFQLPQQTQGALLTSQPRAGLPTQAVTRPTLPDPHLSHPQPPKCLEPPSHPEEPSDLEELEQFARTFKQRRIKLGFTQGDVGLAMGKLYGNDFSQTTISRFEALNLSFKNMCKLKPLLEKWLNDAETMSVDSSLPSPNQLSSPSLGFDGLPGRRRKKRTSIETNVRFALEKSFLANQKPTSEEILLIAEQLHMEKEVIRVWFCNRRQKEKRINPCSAAPMLPSPGKPASYSPHLVTPQGGAGTLPLSQASSSLSTTARQVPLSMGFPRQEYWSGLPCPPPRDLPDPENEPASLRSPALAVTTLSSAVGTLHPSRTAGGGGAGGGAAPPLNSIPSVTPPPPATTNSTNPSPQGSHSAIGLSGLSPSTGSTMVGLSSGLSPALMSNNPLATIQALASGGTLPLTSLDSSGNLVLGAAGAAPGSPGLVTSPLFLNHAGLPLLSAPPGVGLVSAAAAAVAASISSKSPGLSSSSSSSSSSSSSTCSETAAQTPGGPGGPEVGSKPE, encoded by the exons AAATAAGAATGTCTAAGCCCCTGGAGGCCGAGAAGCAAGGTCTGGACTCTCCGTCAGAGCACACAG ACACTGAAAGAAATGGACCAGACACTAACCATCAG AACCCCCAGAATAAGACCTCCCCATTCTCGGTGTCCCCGACTGGCCCCAGTACCAAG ATCAAGGCTGAAGACCCCAGCGGCGACTCAGCCCCAGCAGCACCCCCGCCCCCGCAGCCGGCTCAGCCACACCTGCCCCAGGCCCAACTCATGTTGACTGGCAGCCAGCTAGCCGGG GACATCCAgcagctcctccagctccagcagctgGTGCTTGTGCCAGGCCACCACCTCCAGCCACCTGCTCAGTTCCTGCTGCCGCAGGCCCAGCAGAGTCAGCCAG GCCTGCTACCAACGCCAAATCTATTCCAGCTACCTCAGCAAACCCAGGGAGCTCTTCTGACCTCCCAGCCCCGGGCAGGGCTGCCCACACAG GCCGTGACCCGCCCCACGCTGCCCGACCCGCACCTCTCACACCCGCAGCCCCCCAAATGCTTGGAGCCACCATCCCATCCCGAGGAGCCCAGTGATCTGGAGGAGCTGGAGCAGTTCGCTCGCACCTTCAAGCAACGCCGCATTAAGCTGGGTTTCACACAG GGTGATGTGGGCCTGGCCATGGGCAAGCTCTATGGCAACGACTTCAGCCAGACGACCATTTCCCGCTTCGAGGCCCTCAACCTGAGCTTCAAGAACATGTGCAAACTCAAGCCCCTCCTGGAGAAGTGGCTCAATGACGCAG AGACTATGTCTGTGGACTCAAGCCTGCCCAGCCCCAACCAGCTGAGCAGCCCCAGCCTGGGTTTCGACGGGCTCCCCGGACGGAGACGCAAGAAGAGGACCAGCATCGAGACAAACGTCCGCTTCGCCTTAGAGAAGAGTTTTCTAGCG AACCAGAAGCCTACCTCAGAGGAGATCCTGCTGATCGCAGAGCAGCTGCACATGGAGAAGGAAGTAATCCGCGTCTGGTTCTGCAACCGGCGCCAGAAGGAGAAACGCATCAACCCCTGCAGCGCGGCCCCCATGCTGCCCAGCCCGGGCAAGCCGGCCAGCTACAGCCCCCACCTG gtCACACCGCAAGGGGGCGCCGGGACCCTGCCATTGTCCCAAGCTTCCAGCAGTCTGAGCACAACAG cccgccaggttcctctgtccatgggatttcccaggcaagaatactggagtgggttgccctgccctcctccaagggatcttcccgacccagagaacGAACCggcgtctcttaggtctcctgcattggcag TTACTACCTTATCCTCAGCTGTGGGGACACTCCACCCCAGCCGGACagctggagggggtggggctggaggcggGGCCGCGCCCCCCCTCAATTCCATCCCCTCtgtcacccccccacccccggccaccACCAACAGCACAAATCCCAGCCCTCAAGGCAGCCACTCAGCCATCGGCTTGTCGGGCCTGAGCCCCAGCACGGG AAGCACAATGGTGGGGTTGAGCTCCGGGCTGAGTCCAGCCCTCATGAGCAACAACCCTTTGGCCACTATCCAAG ccctggcctcTGGTGGAACCCTGCCCCTTACCAGCCTTGACAGCAGCGGGAACCTGGTGCTGGGGGCGGCTGGCGCAGCCCCAGGGAGCCCAGGCCTGGTGACCTCACCGCTCTTCTTGAACCACGCTGGGCTGCCCCTGCTCAGCGCCCCGCCTGGCGTGGGCCTGGTCTCGGCAGCTGCTGCGGCCGTGGCAGCCTCCATCTCCAGCAAGTCTCCTGGCctctcctcgtcctcctcctcgtcctcctcctcgtcctcctctaCCTGCAGTGAGACGGCAGCACAGACCCCTGGAGGCCCAGGGGGACCCGAGGTAGGGTCCAAGCCCGAGTGA
- the POU2F2 gene encoding POU domain, class 2, transcription factor 2 isoform X9 encodes MVHSSMGAPEIRMSKPLEAEKQGLDSPSEHTDTERNGPDTNHQNPQNKTSPFSVSPTGPSTKIKAEDPSGDSAPAAPPPPQPAQPHLPQAQLMLTGSQLAGDIQQLLQLQQLVLVPGHHLQPPAQFLLPQAQQSQPGLLPTPNLFQLPQQTQGALLTSQPRAGLPTQAVTRPTLPDPHLSHPQPPKCLEPPSHPEEPSDLEELEQFARTFKQRRIKLGFTQGDVGLAMGKLYGNDFSQTTISRFEALNLSFKNMCKLKPLLEKWLNDAETMSVDSSLPSPNQLSSPSLGFDGLPGRRRKKRTSIETNVRFALEKSFLANQKPTSEEILLIAEQLHMEKEVIRVWFCNRRQKEKRINPCSAAPMLPSPGKPASYSPHLVTPQGGAGTLPLSQASSSLSTTVTTLSSAVGTLHPSRTAGGGGAGGGAAPPLNSIPSVTPPPPATTNSTNPSPQGSHSAIGLSGLSPSTGSTMVGLSSGLSPALMSNNPLATIQALASGGTLPLTSLDSSGNLVLGAAGAAPGSPGLVTSPLFLNHAGLPLLSAPPGVGLVSAAAAAVAASISSKSPGLSSSSSSSSSSSSSTCSETAAQTPGGPGGPEVGSKPE; translated from the exons AAATAAGAATGTCTAAGCCCCTGGAGGCCGAGAAGCAAGGTCTGGACTCTCCGTCAGAGCACACAG ACACTGAAAGAAATGGACCAGACACTAACCATCAG AACCCCCAGAATAAGACCTCCCCATTCTCGGTGTCCCCGACTGGCCCCAGTACCAAG ATCAAGGCTGAAGACCCCAGCGGCGACTCAGCCCCAGCAGCACCCCCGCCCCCGCAGCCGGCTCAGCCACACCTGCCCCAGGCCCAACTCATGTTGACTGGCAGCCAGCTAGCCGGG GACATCCAgcagctcctccagctccagcagctgGTGCTTGTGCCAGGCCACCACCTCCAGCCACCTGCTCAGTTCCTGCTGCCGCAGGCCCAGCAGAGTCAGCCAG GCCTGCTACCAACGCCAAATCTATTCCAGCTACCTCAGCAAACCCAGGGAGCTCTTCTGACCTCCCAGCCCCGGGCAGGGCTGCCCACACAG GCCGTGACCCGCCCCACGCTGCCCGACCCGCACCTCTCACACCCGCAGCCCCCCAAATGCTTGGAGCCACCATCCCATCCCGAGGAGCCCAGTGATCTGGAGGAGCTGGAGCAGTTCGCTCGCACCTTCAAGCAACGCCGCATTAAGCTGGGTTTCACACAG GGTGATGTGGGCCTGGCCATGGGCAAGCTCTATGGCAACGACTTCAGCCAGACGACCATTTCCCGCTTCGAGGCCCTCAACCTGAGCTTCAAGAACATGTGCAAACTCAAGCCCCTCCTGGAGAAGTGGCTCAATGACGCAG AGACTATGTCTGTGGACTCAAGCCTGCCCAGCCCCAACCAGCTGAGCAGCCCCAGCCTGGGTTTCGACGGGCTCCCCGGACGGAGACGCAAGAAGAGGACCAGCATCGAGACAAACGTCCGCTTCGCCTTAGAGAAGAGTTTTCTAGCG AACCAGAAGCCTACCTCAGAGGAGATCCTGCTGATCGCAGAGCAGCTGCACATGGAGAAGGAAGTAATCCGCGTCTGGTTCTGCAACCGGCGCCAGAAGGAGAAACGCATCAACCCCTGCAGCGCGGCCCCCATGCTGCCCAGCCCGGGCAAGCCGGCCAGCTACAGCCCCCACCTG gtCACACCGCAAGGGGGCGCCGGGACCCTGCCATTGTCCCAAGCTTCCAGCAGTCTGAGCACAACAG TTACTACCTTATCCTCAGCTGTGGGGACACTCCACCCCAGCCGGACagctggagggggtggggctggaggcggGGCCGCGCCCCCCCTCAATTCCATCCCCTCtgtcacccccccacccccggccaccACCAACAGCACAAATCCCAGCCCTCAAGGCAGCCACTCAGCCATCGGCTTGTCGGGCCTGAGCCCCAGCACGGG AAGCACAATGGTGGGGTTGAGCTCCGGGCTGAGTCCAGCCCTCATGAGCAACAACCCTTTGGCCACTATCCAAG ccctggcctcTGGTGGAACCCTGCCCCTTACCAGCCTTGACAGCAGCGGGAACCTGGTGCTGGGGGCGGCTGGCGCAGCCCCAGGGAGCCCAGGCCTGGTGACCTCACCGCTCTTCTTGAACCACGCTGGGCTGCCCCTGCTCAGCGCCCCGCCTGGCGTGGGCCTGGTCTCGGCAGCTGCTGCGGCCGTGGCAGCCTCCATCTCCAGCAAGTCTCCTGGCctctcctcgtcctcctcctcgtcctcctcctcgtcctcctctaCCTGCAGTGAGACGGCAGCACAGACCCCTGGAGGCCCAGGGGGACCCGAGGTAGGGTCCAAGCCCGAGTGA
- the POU2F2 gene encoding POU domain, class 2, transcription factor 2 isoform X15 — MVHSSMGAPEIRMSKPLEAEKQGLDSPSEHTDTERNGPDTNHQNPQNKTSPFSVSPTGPSTKIKAEDPSGDSAPAAPPPPQPAQPHLPQAQLMLTGSQLAGDIQQLLQLQQLVLVPGHHLQPPAQFLLPQAQQSQPGLLPTPNLFQLPQQTQGALLTSQPRAGLPTQPPKCLEPPSHPEEPSDLEELEQFARTFKQRRIKLGFTQGDVGLAMGKLYGNDFSQTTISRFEALNLSFKNMCKLKPLLEKWLNDAETMSVDSSLPSPNQLSSPSLGFDGLPGRRRKKRTSIETNVRFALEKSFLANQKPTSEEILLIAEQLHMEKEVIRVWFCNRRQKEKRINPCSAAPMLPSPGKPASYSPHLVTPQGGAGTLPLSQASSSLSTTVTTLSSAVGTLHPSRTAGGGGAGGGAAPPLNSIPSVTPPPPATTNSTNPSPQGSHSAIGLSGLSPSTGPGLWWNPAPYQP; from the exons AAATAAGAATGTCTAAGCCCCTGGAGGCCGAGAAGCAAGGTCTGGACTCTCCGTCAGAGCACACAG ACACTGAAAGAAATGGACCAGACACTAACCATCAG AACCCCCAGAATAAGACCTCCCCATTCTCGGTGTCCCCGACTGGCCCCAGTACCAAG ATCAAGGCTGAAGACCCCAGCGGCGACTCAGCCCCAGCAGCACCCCCGCCCCCGCAGCCGGCTCAGCCACACCTGCCCCAGGCCCAACTCATGTTGACTGGCAGCCAGCTAGCCGGG GACATCCAgcagctcctccagctccagcagctgGTGCTTGTGCCAGGCCACCACCTCCAGCCACCTGCTCAGTTCCTGCTGCCGCAGGCCCAGCAGAGTCAGCCAG GCCTGCTACCAACGCCAAATCTATTCCAGCTACCTCAGCAAACCCAGGGAGCTCTTCTGACCTCCCAGCCCCGGGCAGGGCTGCCCACACAG CCCCCCAAATGCTTGGAGCCACCATCCCATCCCGAGGAGCCCAGTGATCTGGAGGAGCTGGAGCAGTTCGCTCGCACCTTCAAGCAACGCCGCATTAAGCTGGGTTTCACACAG GGTGATGTGGGCCTGGCCATGGGCAAGCTCTATGGCAACGACTTCAGCCAGACGACCATTTCCCGCTTCGAGGCCCTCAACCTGAGCTTCAAGAACATGTGCAAACTCAAGCCCCTCCTGGAGAAGTGGCTCAATGACGCAG AGACTATGTCTGTGGACTCAAGCCTGCCCAGCCCCAACCAGCTGAGCAGCCCCAGCCTGGGTTTCGACGGGCTCCCCGGACGGAGACGCAAGAAGAGGACCAGCATCGAGACAAACGTCCGCTTCGCCTTAGAGAAGAGTTTTCTAGCG AACCAGAAGCCTACCTCAGAGGAGATCCTGCTGATCGCAGAGCAGCTGCACATGGAGAAGGAAGTAATCCGCGTCTGGTTCTGCAACCGGCGCCAGAAGGAGAAACGCATCAACCCCTGCAGCGCGGCCCCCATGCTGCCCAGCCCGGGCAAGCCGGCCAGCTACAGCCCCCACCTG gtCACACCGCAAGGGGGCGCCGGGACCCTGCCATTGTCCCAAGCTTCCAGCAGTCTGAGCACAACAG TTACTACCTTATCCTCAGCTGTGGGGACACTCCACCCCAGCCGGACagctggagggggtggggctggaggcggGGCCGCGCCCCCCCTCAATTCCATCCCCTCtgtcacccccccacccccggccaccACCAACAGCACAAATCCCAGCCCTCAAGGCAGCCACTCAGCCATCGGCTTGTCGGGCCTGAGCCCCAGCACGGG ccctggcctcTGGTGGAACCCTGCCCCTTACCAGCCTTGA
- the POU2F2 gene encoding POU domain, class 2, transcription factor 2 isoform X13 produces the protein MVHSSMGAPEIRMSKPLEAEKQGLDSPSEHTDTERNGPDTNHQNPQNKTSPFSVSPTGPSTKIKAEDPSGDSAPAAPPPPQPAQPHLPQAQLMLTGSQLAGLTALMPAQQQLLLQQAQAQLLAAAVQQSSAAAAAAASTSSSSSSSSSSASSSTSQPPASSSSGGGDLPPPQSASQPPGTPQLTLSQPIQLTAQDIQQLLQLQQLVLVPGHHLQPPAQFLLPQAQQSQPGLLPTPNLFQLPQQTQGALLTSQPRAGLPTQAVTRPTLPDPHLSHPQPPKCLEPPSHPEEPSDLEELEQFARTFKQRRIKLGFTQGDVGLAMGKLYGNDFSQTTISRFEALNLSFKNMCKLKPLLEKWLNDAETMSVDSSLPSPNQLSSPSLGFDGLPGRRRKKRTSIETNVRFALEKSFLANQKPTSEEILLIAEQLHMEKEVIRVWFCNRRQKEKRINPCSAAPMLPSPGKPASYSPHLVTPQGGAGTLPLSQASSSLSTTAQIPALKAATQPSACRA, from the exons AAATAAGAATGTCTAAGCCCCTGGAGGCCGAGAAGCAAGGTCTGGACTCTCCGTCAGAGCACACAG ACACTGAAAGAAATGGACCAGACACTAACCATCAG AACCCCCAGAATAAGACCTCCCCATTCTCGGTGTCCCCGACTGGCCCCAGTACCAAG ATCAAGGCTGAAGACCCCAGCGGCGACTCAGCCCCAGCAGCACCCCCGCCCCCGCAGCCGGCTCAGCCACACCTGCCCCAGGCCCAACTCATGTTGACTGGCAGCCAGCTAGCCGGG CTCACGGCGCTGATGCCGGCTCAGCAGCAGCTCCTCCTGCAGCAAGCGCAGGCCCAGCTCCTGGCCGCCGCCGTGCAGCAGTccagcgccgccgccgccgccgccgcctccacctcctcctcttcttcctcctcctcctcctccgcctcctcctcgACCTCAcagcccccagcctcctcctcctccggggGAGGCGACCTGCCACCACCACAGTCTGCCAGCCAGCCCCCGGGGACCCCACAGCTTACCCTGTCCCAGCCCATCCAGCTCACAGCACAG GACATCCAgcagctcctccagctccagcagctgGTGCTTGTGCCAGGCCACCACCTCCAGCCACCTGCTCAGTTCCTGCTGCCGCAGGCCCAGCAGAGTCAGCCAG GCCTGCTACCAACGCCAAATCTATTCCAGCTACCTCAGCAAACCCAGGGAGCTCTTCTGACCTCCCAGCCCCGGGCAGGGCTGCCCACACAG GCCGTGACCCGCCCCACGCTGCCCGACCCGCACCTCTCACACCCGCAGCCCCCCAAATGCTTGGAGCCACCATCCCATCCCGAGGAGCCCAGTGATCTGGAGGAGCTGGAGCAGTTCGCTCGCACCTTCAAGCAACGCCGCATTAAGCTGGGTTTCACACAG GGTGATGTGGGCCTGGCCATGGGCAAGCTCTATGGCAACGACTTCAGCCAGACGACCATTTCCCGCTTCGAGGCCCTCAACCTGAGCTTCAAGAACATGTGCAAACTCAAGCCCCTCCTGGAGAAGTGGCTCAATGACGCAG AGACTATGTCTGTGGACTCAAGCCTGCCCAGCCCCAACCAGCTGAGCAGCCCCAGCCTGGGTTTCGACGGGCTCCCCGGACGGAGACGCAAGAAGAGGACCAGCATCGAGACAAACGTCCGCTTCGCCTTAGAGAAGAGTTTTCTAGCG AACCAGAAGCCTACCTCAGAGGAGATCCTGCTGATCGCAGAGCAGCTGCACATGGAGAAGGAAGTAATCCGCGTCTGGTTCTGCAACCGGCGCCAGAAGGAGAAACGCATCAACCCCTGCAGCGCGGCCCCCATGCTGCCCAGCCCGGGCAAGCCGGCCAGCTACAGCCCCCACCTG gtCACACCGCAAGGGGGCGCCGGGACCCTGCCATTGTCCCAAGCTTCCAGCAGTCTGAGCACAACAG CACAAATCCCAGCCCTCAAGGCAGCCACTCAGCCATCGGCTTGTCGGGCCTGA